In a single window of the Camarhynchus parvulus unplaced genomic scaffold, STF_HiC, whole genome shotgun sequence genome:
- the MRPL4 gene encoding 39S ribosomal protein L4, mitochondrial: MIRAGAAALRAWSRGRGWAALSTAPPALPAAPEPRREEPLVPSPVASPVLRSCSVPVPSPLSPVQAWVGSLRHPQDTLRGLADLHPDVFAVTPRLDILHTVATWQKNFRRISHARVRTRAEVRGGGRKPWRQKGSGRARHGSVRSPLWRGGGIAHGPRGPTSYFYMVPMRVRVLGLKVALSVKLMQDELHVVESLELPSSDPRELLELARARRWGHSVLVVDTNEFPENISAAAEGLKSITLIPALGLNVHSLLKHQTLVLTLDAVAFLEQRLLWHDSRYSPLVPFSLPHRDPPPAA, encoded by the exons ATGATCCGCGCGGGGGCGGCCGCCCTGAGGGCCtggagccggggccggggctgggccgCG CTCTCGACGGcgcccccggccctgcccgcggccCCCGAGCCCCGCAGGG aggAGCCCCTGGTGCCATCCCCGGTGGCATCCCCGGTGCTGCGGAGCTGCAGTGTCCCCGTGccgtccccgctgtcccccgtGCAGGCCTGGGTGGGGTCCCTGCGCCACCCCCAGGACACGCTGCGGGGCCTGGCCGACCTGCACCCCGATGTCTTCGCCGTCACCCCCAG gctggacATCCTGCACACGGTGGCCACGTGGCAGAAGAACTTCAGGAGGATT agccacgCCCGCGTGCGCACCCGGGCCGAGgtgcggggcggcggccgcAAGCCCTGGCGGCAGAAAGGCTCCGGGCGCGCCCGGCACGGCTCCGTGCGGTCACCGCTGTGGAGGGGCG GTGGCATCGCCCACGGCCCGCGGGGCCCCACCAGCTACTTCTACATGGTGCCCATGAGGGTGCGGGTGCTGGGGCTGAAGGTGGCCCTGAGCGTGAAGCTGATGCAG GACGAGCTGCACGTGGtggagagcctggagctgcccagcagtgacccccgggagctgctggagctggcccGGGCACGGCGCTGGGGACACTCCGTGCTGGTGGTGGACAC caaTGAATTCCCGGAGAACATCAGCGCCGCGGCCGAGGGGCTCAAATCCATCACCCTCATCCCCGCCCTGG GGCTCAACGTGCACAGCCTGCTCAAGCACCAGACGCTGGTGCTGACCCTGGACGCCGTCGCCTTCCTGGAGCAGCGGCTGCTGTGGCACGACTCGCGCTACTCGCCCCTGGTGCCGTTCTCGCTGccccaccgggacccccccccggCCGCCTGA
- the S1PR2 gene encoding sphingosine 1-phosphate receptor 2, translating to MGSIYKEYWNRDKIREHYNFTKGDGGEAAAPSRWVGSVLIVVLCCFIVLENLLVLVSICRNKRLHLAMYIFIGNLAASDLLAGAAFMANTLLSGSTTFSLTPVQWFVREGTAFATLAASVFSLLAIAIERHVAITKVKVYSSDKSCRMVLLIGACWVIAGAVGSLPIMGWNCISDLGDCSTVLPLYSKRYVLFVTTIFTLILMAIVGLYTRIYCIVRSSHAEIAAAQTLALLKTVTIVLGAFIVCWLPAFIILLMDASCPVRACRVLYSANYFFAFATLNSAANPVIYMLRSKDMRSEFLRVLCCCGRTRGRGQPPGRAGVPLRTPSSLDRGPAGPAAELPTAPLTRECTTSV from the coding sequence ATGGGGAGCATCTACAAGGAATATTGGAACCGCGACAAGATCCGCGAGCACTACAACTTCACCAAGGGCGACGGGGGCGAGGCGGCGGCGCCCTCGCGCTGGGTGGGCTCCGTGCTCATCGTCgtgctgtgctgcttcatcGTGCTGGAGaacctgctggtgctggtgtcCATCTGCCGCAACAAGCGCCTGCACCTGGCCATGTACATCTTCATCGGCAACCTGGCGGCCTCGGACCTGCTGGCCGGCGCGGCCTTCATGGCCAACACGCTGCTGTCGGGCAGCACCACCTTCAGCCTGACGCCCGTGCAGTGGTTCGTGCGCGAGGGCACGGCCTTCGCCACGCTGGCCGCCTCGGTGTTCAGCCTGCTGGCCATCGCCATCGAGCGGCACGTGGCCATCACCAAGGTGAAGGTGTACAGCAGCGACAAGAGCTGCCGCATGGTGCTGCTCATCGGCGCCTGCTGGGTGATCGCCGGCGCCGTCGGCAGCCTGCCCATCATGGGCTGGAACTGCATCAGCGACCTGGGCGACTGCTCCACCGTGCTGCCGCTCTACTCCAAGCGCTACGTGCTCTTCGTCACCACCATCTTCACGCTCATCCTCATGGCCATCGTGGGGCTCTACACGCGCATCTACTGCATCGTGCGCTCCAGCCACGCCGAGATCGCCGCGGCGCAGACGCTGGCGCTGCTCAAGACCGTCACCATTGTGCTGGGCGCCTTCATCGTCTGCTGGCTGCCCGCCTTCATCATCCTCCTGATGGACGCCTCGTGCCCCGTGCGCGCCTGCCGCGTGCTCTACAGCGCCAATTACTTCTTCGCCTTCGCCACGCTCAACTCGGCGGCCAACCCGGTGATCTACATGCTGCGCAGCAAGGACATGCGCAGCGAGTTCCTGCGCGTGCTCTGCTGCTGCGGCCGCACCCGGGGCCGTGGGCAGCCCCCCGGCCGGGCGGGGGTCCCGCTGCGCACGCCCAGCTCGCTGGACAGgggcccggccggccccgcggCCGAGCTGCCCACGGCGCCGCTGACCCGCGAGTGCACCACGTCCgtgtga